A genomic window from Bombus affinis isolate iyBomAffi1 unplaced genomic scaffold, iyBomAffi1.2 ctg00001234.1, whole genome shotgun sequence includes:
- the LOC126928648 gene encoding uncharacterized protein LOC126928648 isoform X3 yields the protein MFAKNSLRLGYRGSPPAQSGTHSFHTTTRDLTTTTFPSSASQPSDSTSQNVLNQSIARDSLDRKKLNPVQDNKDQIPPTETIAAAQMAIPSHTTRSSPRDTHNVSPTRDLTTTFAASASQPSDSTPQNVLNQSIARDPLDRKGLILVQDDNGHTPPTEIVPSSQLPIPAHTTRSSPHDTRNVSTTRDRTTTLTAPASQPSDSTTQNVSNQPNAPDLLDREERNPVQYGINTSTVQKETAPSADTMAPSVEEQR from the coding sequence ATGTTTGCAAAAAACTCGCTTCGGTTAGGTTATCGGGGGAGCCCACCCGCGCAATCGGGCACACATTCGTTTCACACTAccacacgcgatctgacgacaaccacgtttccatcgtcagcatcgcaaccatctgattcaacgTCACAAAACGTCTTGAATCAGTCCATCGCTCGAGATTCTCTGGATCGGAAGAAGCTGAATCCCGTCCAGGACAACAAGGATCAAATTCCGCCGACGGAAACCATCGCCGCAGCTCAAATGGCGAtcccgtcgcataccacgcggagctcaccgcgtgatactcacaacgtgtcacccacacgcgatctgacgaccacgttcgcagcgtcagcatcgcaaccatctgattcgACGCCACAAAACGTCTTGAATCAGTCCATCGCTCGAGACCCTCTGGACCGGAAGGGACTGATTCTCGTCCAGGACGACAACGGCCATACTCCGCCGACGGAAATCGTCCCTTCATCTCAATTGCCGATCCCGGCGcataccacgcggagctcaccGCATGACACTCGCAATGTGTCAACTACCCGAGATCGGACAACCACGCTCACAGCAccagcatcgcaaccatctgattcaactACACAAAACGTCTCGAATCAGCCGAATGCTCCAGACCTGCTGGACCGGGAGGAACGGAATCCCGTTCAATACGGAATCAATACGTCGACTGTACAAAAGGAGACTGCGCCGTCCGCTGATACGATGGCACCAAGCGTCGAAGAACAGCGATaa